The genomic region ATTGCACAAATTCCATATCTTCAAGTGGCAACCCAGCTCTCACCACCATGCCATTACCATCACCTGTGCAGGTGTGTGCACTTGTTGCAGAAAAATAAACACGTCCATAACCACCTGTTGCTATTACCACAGAATGTGCACGAAATCTATGCAACGTACCATCACACAGCGACCAAGCTATCACCCCACAGCATGTCCCTTTGTCCATAATCAAATCGATTACAAAATATTCGACAAAAAATTCAGCGTTAAATTTAAGACATTGCTGATATAGAGTATGAAGAATTGCATGCCCAGTTTTATCTGCTGCTGCACAAGTACGCTGAGCCGATTTTCCTTTACCAAAGTGAGTTGTCATTCCACCAAAGGCACGCTGATATATTTTTCCATCTTCCGTACGAGAAAAGGGTACACCAAAATTTTCAAGTTCAATCACAGCTTTTGCAGCATTTTTACACATATACTCTATTGCATCTTGATCGCCAAGCCAGTCTGAACCTTTTATTGTGTCATACGCATGCCAGCGCCAGTCATCTTCAGCAATATTACTCAAAGCTGCACTAATTCCTCCTTGCGCTGCAACTGTATGACTTCGTGTAGGGAAAATTTTAGAAATGCAGGCAACTGAAAAATTAGTTGCAGCCATTCCAAGTGTTGCTCTAAGCCCTGCTCCACCTGCACCTACTATCACCACATCATACTCATGCTCTATGATTTCATACGCTGACTTATCCATATCCACTTATTTTATCATCACAGGCTTATAATATCACAGAAGTAGAAAAAATCTATACAAGTTTTCTGGATGTAAGCTTCTGAAACAAATCTATAGTAAACGATGTAATAACAACCATAGGGTGTTATGAAAGTAGCTGACATTGGAATGACACTATCATAAAGGAATAAGTGTAGTTATTTGCATAACATTGATGACTTATGCCTATTTAATTAGATCTAAAATTAGATAGAAAAAGGTAATCTTGATAAAACTCATTTACAACAAGTTCTCTCGCACTTGAATTTTCCGTTTGCACTTTTTTGTATCCTAATTTATGGCTTATTGAATCTTTATATGAACTAACTGCTTTATATATCTTACTTACCTCTCCTGGAAAGATACCACCAACAATTATAACGCATAACCCTGCAACTGTTGCAAAAGCTAGAGTTAAACTTTGCCTCCAGCTAGCTTTTTTTTCTTGTATACCAGCAGGGCACAATTCACTTGACATTTCTTTTAGATACTCATGCCACATGTGATTGCAGTTTGTACATTTCACTTTTCTTCCAGATTCACCTATTTGCCCACGAGATACTAAGTAAGTTTTAGTACAATTATGACATTGTATTTTCATAGTGCTTACGTATAAAATAATATAAATTTGATATCAATATGTATATAATAAATGAAAAATTTGCAACTAAAAAATTACAAGATGAGATAGAAAATATTTGGAAAGATAAAGAAAAACTTAACCTAAAACACGAAGCAACATTAATAATCAAAGAGGTAATTGAGTTACTTGACAGTGGTAAAATTAGAGTAGCAGAAAAGCTATCAAGTGGAGAATGGATAGTACATAAGTGGATAAAGCAGTCAATATTATTACATTTCCTCACTGAGGAAAGCAAAATAATAGACAACACCAATTGCTGGTTTGACAAAATCGGTAGTAAGTTTAGTGAATGGAATGAGGAAAAATTTTACCAGTCAAAAATTAGAGCAGTCCCTGGATGTTTTGTCCGCCAATCTGCTTACATAGGTAAAAATGTTGTTCTAATGCCAAGCTTTATCAACGTTGGTGCATACATTGATTCTGGCACAATGATAGACACTTGGTCAACAGTTGGTAGTTGTGCACAAATAGGAAAAAACTGTCATATTTCCGGTGGAGTGGGAATAGGAGGAGTTCTTGAGCCTATTCAAGCTTCTCCAGTCATTATAGAGGATAATTGCTTCATTGGAGCGCGCAGTGAGGTAGCCGAAGGTGTTATAATAAGAGAAGGATCAGTCCTTAGTATGGGGGTGTTTATTGGAGCATCAACAAAAATTATTGACAGAGAAACAAGCAAGATATTTTATGGTGAAGTACCACCTTACTCTGTAGTTGTATCAGGATCTACTCCACCTAAAAACAACATTTCAACCTATTGCGCAGTTATAGTAAAAAAAGTGGACGAGAAGACGAGATCAAAAACTTCTATAAATGAAATATTGAGAATCTAACTACTTACCGTCACTTTTTTTATCATTATTACTAACTATAGTAATGGCATATGCGCATAATTCTGGAAAAGAGATCCCGTTTTCTTGAGACAGCTTGTATAATTTTTGCAAACTTTCTTTAACTTTATTAGGAATGTTTCCTCCACGCTCCTTTGCAAGCCATGAATCTTGATGGTGAATTGGATGAGTATCACCCTTTGGATTTCCTATATATACTGCAAAAGGTGCATTCTGTCCTTTGAAATCACACTGTACAGTAAATTTTTTTATAGACTCAGCCATTTAAAGACCTCTACTTTTCTTTTTAACCGATTTTATAGAAGATACAAGAGGTGGTTTTTTGATAAAATCTTGCCTATTAAACACACTTTCTTTGCCTTCTAAAGCTCGACGAACATCGGCTCTGCTTAGCTGTGACTCTTTTGCTACCCTCATTCCATGCTTTACCATAATATTAGTATATGCTAACACTTTTTTTACTAACTCTAGATCACCATTCAACATTTGAACCAATGCTTGAAATACCTCCGCTAAAGTTAATCCATCAGCACTTACAACCTTATTTTCTACAAAATTGATAGCTTCTTTAAATTTATATTCAATACCATCATCTTGAGGTATAAGGGTAACATAATCCGTATCTTGATTGTCCATAACCAAAGCAATACTACTCATATGTTTTTAAACTTATATTATATATATAAATACTCCACTATTTTATAGTATGGCACGCTATAGTTAAATGTTTATTAATAATATGCTTACTTATATACACGAATTAATTGATAAAAGCCAAGGATCAATATCCATCAGTAATTTTATGAATGCTGCTCTATATCATAAAGAGTACGGCTATTACATGAATAAATTACCACTTGGCAAAGATGGTGACTTCATTACTGCACCTGAAATTAGTCAGCTATTTGGTGAAACAATTGCAGTGTGGATAATGAATACATGGGAAAAATTAGGAAAGCCATCAAAATTTTCTCTAGTTGAACTTGGACCAGGTAAAGGAACACTCGTTCACGATATAATAAGAGTTACTAAAAAATACAGCTGTTTTTTTAGCTCAATGAACATTCACCTAATTGAAATAAGCCCTATTTTACAGAAAATACAAAAGGAAAAATTAAAGGGATTAGATATTAACTGGCACACAAATGTCAACAACTTACCAAATCAGCCAACTATTTTTTTTGCAAATGAGTTCTTTGATGCTCTTCCAATTGATCAGTTTGTTTATCGTGATGGGCAGTGGTATGAAAATAGAGTGATGAAACAGGATGGCGGTCAGTGTTTGACACTCAAATCCAGAAGAAAAGGATCATGTGTTCCAGCATCATCTATTCAGATAACAAATGGAAAACTTTTTAATGGTGCGGTAGTAGAAGTATGCTTAACTGGAATTGAAATATTAAGAAAGCTTGAGAAGAAGATAGTCAATAATGGAGGAGCTGCTTTGATCATAGATTATGGCTATATATATCCTTCATACAAGAGCACTTTGCAATCGATAAGGCAGCATCAGTATGCTAATTTTCTTGAAAATATTGGTAACAGTGATATTACTGCACTTGTAAACTTTCAAGCGTTAAAAGATTCATTAAAATACTTAAATTGTGAGATTTTAACTCAAAGAGAATTTTTATATTTGTTTGGTATAAAGGAAAGAGCGCAAGCTTTAATGGAAAATGCAAGTAATGAACAGAAGAATAAGATCTTCAGTGAATTTTTAAGGTTAACTGAAAATATGGGTACTCTCTTTAAGGTAATGCTGATTCACCATTTGTAGTCTTGTGTAGTTCTTATGTTAAACATACAAATACTAAAAAATTTACAGAATAAAAAAGGTACAAGAAACGTATCTGTTCAGCAGAGTAGCAAAATAAGATAGACAGATAAGACTATCATAGGAACAAATAGGTGTCATGAAAGTAGCTGACACTGGCATCCAGCCTTTTCGCGCAAAAAACGTTGTAAAGTGTTTACCAACTTAGTTGGATCCCAGCTGGAATGACACTTGGTTATGCAAGAAATCTATTGTCAAAAAAAATTACTTCCGCATATTTTGAATCTGATTATAATGACAATTAGAGATATTTTAAGAGCTCAAAATCTATCTTTGTCTGCAGACTTTCAGTTAACTTTTCAATAAAAAACGTAGCGTATCTTTTTCAGCGTATACACACATCTGTCATATGTGCGCTGCATTTTTTTTCTAATCTTTTTATACAGGAGGATTTTATGTCCAGAATTCCAGATACTTGACCTTTACTTTAGCTAATAACAGGCGCCTGTGATTTTTATAAAGAAAGTGTAGGAAAAACTGTTTCCAGGCATAAATTTGCCATGTATACCTAAAAAGTAATTATATTAGCATAATATTCATACTTATATGCCAATATTAATATTCTTTGAATTGAAGAATATTATGGAACAACAAGCATCAAACAAAGATATAGGGATTAAATTTAGACAGGATCAATGTAAGCAGAAATGCTATATACCCCAGTTATGGATTATCCGAGTCAATAAAGCTTAGAAATAGAGGGCTTTTTCGACTGCATGGAATACGAAATTGATGTTGAAAAAAATATGTACCAAAAAATTTATGTGGGATCTATGCCGAAGCTCAAATTGCATGACACCATTTATTTTTATGGTTTTGTCTATTTTATTTTGCCACTCTGCTAAACGGATACATTTAATTCCATTTTTATCGAGCAGATAATTGTCATATATTAGCTTAGTTCTCCTGTTATACTTAAATATAAATCAGCATAGCCCTAATTTTTTTATATATTTTACTTCTTTCTCTATATTTAATAATAGGCTTGAAAATAAATGGTAAACCTATAATTGTTAAGCTTAGAGCTAGGATTGAAAGTACACAAAAGGCTTTGTGTTTACTATGTAGCTCTTTCAAGTAAAGCATCAAAAACCTACAAAATTTTTTGTAATTTTCTTCAATATTTTTTTTGCTATGAGCCTTGTCAATAAACATATCTATTGCAGTATAATCATTACTACAATTAATTGCCCCTTTTTCTATTAATAGCTGAGCTATATCAAAATAATCCTTTTGAATAGTAAGATGCAGAGGTGTAAAACCTTGTTGATCACAAATATTCATATTGGCTTTTACTGCTAACAACATTCTTACAATTTCTACATGGCCTTTTTTAGCTGCAAGTAGCAGAGGAGTTCTGTTGCATCTAGTGACGGCATTAACGTTTACCTTAAGCTCCAATAAGAACTTAACTGCTTTAGTATCACCATTATAGCTAGCTTTATGTAACCTGGTGTTACCGCTACAATCTTGGTCATCTGCTTCTATTCCCTTTGAAACAAGAAATGTTACCATTTGCCTATTATTATGCTTAATAGCGCAATCCAGTGCATCAAAACCATGTTTATTTTTTGTGCAAATAAACTCTTTTAACTTAGCTTTTGCTTGCTTTACAATAAGCTTTACCAGTTGCATTTTGTTGTTATATGCTGCTAGAAAAAGCGTAGTATTATTTTCTGCATCTTTTGCTTCTATGTTTGCACCTTTCTTTATCAGATATTCTATAATCTCTGCTCTACTTTCATAATGTGTAGTACATTGATAAATGGTCAAAAATAAAGGAGTACGAAAGTTATTATCTTCACATTCAAGATTTGCTCCGCTATCAATTAAAATCTGGACACTCTTTTTAGAACCGTATAATGAAGCTATGTGAAGAGGAGTATAGCCTTCCTCAGCATCTTTTTCATTAACTTTTGCGCCTTTTGTTATTAAAAAATCCATTAATTCTGTGTCATCTTGTAGTGTAGCAAGGTGAAGTGGAGTAAATCCATTTTTATCTCTAGAATTAATTGTCAATTGATTAACAAGAAGTTTAGCAATTTTTTTGTGTCCATGCATAATAGCATAATGCAGTGGATTTCTATTTTCATTGTCCACAACATTAAAGTCAGCTTCGTGCTCTAATAATGATTTTACTCCAACTAAATCGCCTTCTTTTGTAAACTTATGCAAGAGAGTGACTCCGCTTACATCTTTTGAGTTAATATCAAATCCACTTTCTACCAATTGATGTATGTCTTCCTCACACGCCATACCATTTTAATTAAACCCTTTTCGCATTAACAATACTCCCACTTAATTAAGTTTGAATGAATCTGTAAGAGAGATATCACAATTTATTGAAGTTACTAAATCCGATATATTAAAGTCCACAATTTCCTGAATAAAGCCCTGACGATATTTTGCACACATCCATCTGCACACGCTCTCCAGGTACTTTACAGTTATAACGCTTGACCTGTTTGCGATAATGACGTTTAACATGCAGAAGACTTACATCATGTTTTTTGAAAATTTTGTGTATAGTAGCCAATGACAAGGATAAATCATATAGACGTCTTAACTCGGTTTGAATACGCCTTGCCCCTAGCTTTCTAGTTTGTCTTAGATGAAGAATAAGCTGCTCATCTGATTCATTGATCTTTTGCAAAGGTGAAGTTTTAGGCTTACTACTGAGATCTACTAATCCTTTTTCACCTAACTCTTCATAACGTTTGTACCATTTACGTAAGGTAAAACGTGAAATACCATAATGCTGACATACCTTTCCTGCATGACCCAACTCTTTGTATAGTTTTATCCAACTCAGACGTAGTTTAACCCTAGAATTTATCCTTTGCAATTGTAATAAGGTCTATAAACTACTGCAAATCCAAATTTCTATTTGATCTTACATTCTTATTGTAATAACCTCTATGGATCACACAGCATTAGTCGTGTATCTGAACAGATACTTTTGTACATGGATCAGCTTTATGTGTACCAATTCTGTCTACTTCAAGTTTCCAGCAAAACTACTTTCTAATGTATTGCTTTCAATCAAGTTCTTTGTTAAGCTCACTGTTAGTGGATGTTCAATTATCTTAACATAAAAATCAAGGCAGCTTTAGGTATAAATACGAGTAACTCGTATAAGTAAAGAGGCTATAAGAAGTTTCTTACCATTCTATTCAAACGGGTTTTAAACTTTTGAAATGTCATGACATTGTTGATACGTTTGTCAAGAAACGACAGGGTATCTGCAAAATCTTCTGAATAATCATTGATAAAAAAAAGTATCGTACTTAAGTACACTCCAGCTAATATTGCTCTTTTTGTATAGTAGTTAAAATCTGTTGATTGATCATGAATGCCATACCAAATCGCGCTAACAGTTCTGTACAAGAGTTTACTAGAAAAGTATGCATTTTTTGGTAATATAGAGAATGATAAAACGTTTTTTAAAAACTCTCTGTAATTTGGTAACTTAGCATAGTTTGAAAGGCGTATTTGGACAGCTAACTTTATCCGCTCTCTTACCTTCATATCTTCTAAATTGGAATTCCAAAGTTCAGTTTCCATTGAGCTATTTAAGTCCTCTGCTATGTACTCCAAAGCACTATATATTCCATTTTGAAATTTACAAAAACTATTGGCTAGGTTAAGGTTCGTGCACACTTTCAATAAGGTTGCATCACTTATTCCTTCAAATGGAATAACCTTAATCAGCTCATCTACTATTAACTTTTGTTCCATACAATATTATACTAAACATCACATATAATTGTACCTGAGATTTTCAAACATTCTGCAAAATGCTTCACCGCGCTCTTCAAAATTTTTCCACTGATCAAAAGAAGAACATGCAGGAGAAAGTAATATCGCTACTTCTTCTTTGCTATTTATGGCCTCTTCAAAAGCCAGTTTAAATGCGTTTTCTAGATTATAGCACTTCATATAATCTATTTTGTTCTCCATAATGTTTGCAAAAACTTCAGTTGATTCTCCAATAAGAAAAGCTTTTCTAATCTTGGTGAAATGCTTGCTTAATGATTCTATTCCGCCTTTTTTGCTTTTTCCGCCAACAATCCAATATATGTTTTTATAAGATAAAATTGCCTTTTCGGTCGATTCTGCATTGGTTGCTTTGCTATCGTTGATAAAAAGTACATTATGTATTTTGCCAAGAAATTCATTTCTGTGTCTTAGCCCTGGAAAGGATTTGATTTCATTGACAATAGTGCTGCTATCTACTCCAAGTAACTTGCACACAGCGTGTGCAGCTACTATATTTTCTACATTGGATACTAGGTTTATTTTCACGTCGCTTACTGATAAGCTATGATTCTCTAGTTTCCCAGTGCCTAGGCACTGGGATGACAAAGAGGGTGACATCGAAGCTGAGATTGGAATTTTGTTCCCAGTGAATTTATTGAATACATCAGAGGTAATTTTGTTATCACATCCTATCACGGCAATCTTGCTACCGTTTATCAATTTTAGTTTAGTTGCTATATAGTTATTCATACTTCCATGTCTATCTATGTGGTCTGGTGTGATGTTGAGCAATACAGAAATATCCACATTAATTTCATTCATTAGCTCCAATTGAAAAGAGGAGAATTCAATTACATAAATTTCTGCATCTCTTTCTAAATCCAAAATAGGCATACCTAAATTCCCACCGATAGCTACTTTTTTCCCTGTGGATTTTAATATGTGCCCTATTAGTGATGTGGTAGTTGATTTGCCATTTGTTCCTGTAATGCCTATAACCTTCTGATTTGTAGTTTTAGTTTCAAGAAATAGCTCAATGTCTGATTTTATTTTGCAGTCAAAGCTTCTTGCAAGTTTTACTACCCAATGCGTTGGTATTGGCACTCCAGGGCTCAAAATTAGTGTGCTTATCTCATGCCAATTATACTCATTGGGATGAGTAAAGTTACACTCTTTATATATCTTTTTTGCATTTGCTCTTTGCTCTTTATTATCATCCCATGCATATATTTTTGCACTGCTTTTTGTTAGAGCATTAATAACGGACAAACCAGTTTTACCAAGGCCGAAAACCGCAACACTTTGATTTTTGTATTTGTTTAGTTGCACTTCTAGATAACTTATGCGAACCATTTTATAAAGATATAATACAAATTATAATGACTTCTTCCATAGTTTTTGGCAGTGCTTAACTTTATTGTCACAACCTTAGCCAATAGAAAACTCCTTGACACATTTTGCCAACTCCCTTGCCATGACAATAAGAGTATTTATCCTTTAGAATTAATTAAGAGAAAATTTTTTCTTGACTTGTTGTATAATTTGATAAAAGTGATCAAAATCTAA from Wolbachia endosymbiont (group B) of Parapoynx stratiotata harbors:
- a CDS encoding helix-turn-helix domain-containing protein yields the protein MGHAGKVCQHYGISRFTLRKWYKRYEELGEKGLVDLSSKPKTSPLQKINESDEQLILHLRQTRKLGARRIQTELRRLYDLSLSLATIHKIFKKHDVSLLHVKRHYRKQVKRYNCKVPGERVQMDVCKISSGLYSGNCGL
- the dapD gene encoding 2,3,4,5-tetrahydropyridine-2,6-dicarboxylate N-succinyltransferase encodes the protein MYIINEKFATKKLQDEIENIWKDKEKLNLKHEATLIIKEVIELLDSGKIRVAEKLSSGEWIVHKWIKQSILLHFLTEESKIIDNTNCWFDKIGSKFSEWNEEKFYQSKIRAVPGCFVRQSAYIGKNVVLMPSFINVGAYIDSGTMIDTWSTVGSCAQIGKNCHISGGVGIGGVLEPIQASPVIIEDNCFIGARSEVAEGVIIREGSVLSMGVFIGASTKIIDRETSKIFYGEVPPYSVVVSGSTPPKNNISTYCAVIVKKVDEKTRSKTSINEILRI
- a CDS encoding class I SAM-dependent methyltransferase gives rise to the protein MLTYIHELIDKSQGSISISNFMNAALYHKEYGYYMNKLPLGKDGDFITAPEISQLFGETIAVWIMNTWEKLGKPSKFSLVELGPGKGTLVHDIIRVTKKYSCFFSSMNIHLIEISPILQKIQKEKLKGLDINWHTNVNNLPNQPTIFFANEFFDALPIDQFVYRDGQWYENRVMKQDGGQCLTLKSRRKGSCVPASSIQITNGKLFNGAVVEVCLTGIEILRKLEKKIVNNGGAALIIDYGYIYPSYKSTLQSIRQHQYANFLENIGNSDITALVNFQALKDSLKYLNCEILTQREFLYLFGIKERAQALMENASNEQKNKIFSEFLRLTENMGTLFKVMLIHHL
- the murD gene encoding UDP-N-acetylmuramoyl-L-alanine--D-glutamate ligase — translated: MVRISYLEVQLNKYKNQSVAVFGLGKTGLSVINALTKSSAKIYAWDDNKEQRANAKKIYKECNFTHPNEYNWHEISTLILSPGVPIPTHWVVKLARSFDCKIKSDIELFLETKTTNQKVIGITGTNGKSTTTSLIGHILKSTGKKVAIGGNLGMPILDLERDAEIYVIEFSSFQLELMNEINVDISVLLNITPDHIDRHGSMNNYIATKLKLINGSKIAVIGCDNKITSDVFNKFTGNKIPISASMSPSLSSQCLGTGKLENHSLSVSDVKINLVSNVENIVAAHAVCKLLGVDSSTIVNEIKSFPGLRHRNEFLGKIHNVLFINDSKATNAESTEKAILSYKNIYWIVGGKSKKGGIESLSKHFTKIRKAFLIGESTEVFANIMENKIDYMKCYNLENAFKLAFEEAINSKEEVAILLSPACSSFDQWKNFEERGEAFCRMFENLRYNYM
- a CDS encoding COQ9 family protein; amino-acid sequence: MEQKLIVDELIKVIPFEGISDATLLKVCTNLNLANSFCKFQNGIYSALEYIAEDLNSSMETELWNSNLEDMKVRERIKLAVQIRLSNYAKLPNYREFLKNVLSFSILPKNAYFSSKLLYRTVSAIWYGIHDQSTDFNYYTKRAILAGVYLSTILFFINDYSEDFADTLSFLDKRINNVMTFQKFKTRLNRMVRNFL
- a CDS encoding zinc-ribbon domain-containing protein; translated protein: MKIQCHNCTKTYLVSRGQIGESGRKVKCTNCNHMWHEYLKEMSSELCPAGIQEKKASWRQSLTLAFATVAGLCVIIVGGIFPGEVSKIYKAVSSYKDSISHKLGYKKVQTENSSARELVVNEFYQDYLFLSNFRSN
- a CDS encoding ankyrin repeat domain-containing protein is translated as MACEEDIHQLVESGFDINSKDVSGVTLLHKFTKEGDLVGVKSLLEHEADFNVVDNENRNPLHYAIMHGHKKIAKLLVNQLTINSRDKNGFTPLHLATLQDDTELMDFLITKGAKVNEKDAEEGYTPLHIASLYGSKKSVQILIDSGANLECEDNNFRTPLFLTIYQCTTHYESRAEIIEYLIKKGANIEAKDAENNTTLFLAAYNNKMQLVKLIVKQAKAKLKEFICTKNKHGFDALDCAIKHNNRQMVTFLVSKGIEADDQDCSGNTRLHKASYNGDTKAVKFLLELKVNVNAVTRCNRTPLLLAAKKGHVEIVRMLLAVKANMNICDQQGFTPLHLTIQKDYFDIAQLLIEKGAINCSNDYTAIDMFIDKAHSKKNIEENYKKFCRFLMLYLKELHSKHKAFCVLSILALSLTIIGLPFIFKPIIKYRERSKIYKKIRAMLIYI
- a CDS encoding DUF2610 domain-containing protein; this encodes MAESIKKFTVQCDFKGQNAPFAVYIGNPKGDTHPIHHQDSWLAKERGGNIPNKVKESLQKLYKLSQENGISFPELCAYAITIVSNNDKKSDGK